From Tachyglossus aculeatus isolate mTacAcu1 chromosome 12 unlocalized genomic scaffold, mTacAcu1.pri SUPER_6_unloc_1, whole genome shotgun sequence, the proteins below share one genomic window:
- the DISP2 gene encoding protein dispatched homolog 2 has translation MDRFQLEALVPELGQEWSCPLHRCPLSLPPSGPDRSPRPQVQSSPRAPDPPRLSYLQAHQECRGLFAPGGPGDRAALCSHRSSLSPSPVPSQQDTSWKGQPLQRHVVSVGHERAFRMPRSYSQLIAEWPLAVLLLCLATVLLCTLAGLLGGLLPDFSQPLLGFEPRGTDIGRKLAVWRTVEGHTGPQKALLLAPDPEQNSSHSNFTGSSIDGEEPGWTQRMVDPVEGREQDGFFCGPPGKSYSQLVFMSTTAGSLWNLPAVQSMCRLEEDKIRSHARFGELCQRTAANACCPSWSLGNYIAELHNRSSCLAVTQGDLARTLALLRACAPDYHRGALAPACLGPGRSRHPRCARLAERCARDGGTVYQLLHFLVDRDFLSPQTAGYRVPSLKYSLLFLPTQKGPSMMGIYLDALASPQGLSDNFTTVTGMDLGLKEQLFRHYLARDLVYPLLAVGTIFLSVALYLRSLFVTLMALLVVVGSLLVSFFLYRVAFRLAYFPVANLAAVVLLSPVCANHSLVFCDLWRLSRGQLPPAAGLVQRVGRTLRPFSYLLLLSGLTSSAAFFASSLSHLAAVRCFAVYMGTAVLVSLALALTWLPSAMVLYERYLAPGCATREARGGRGARRLVPALALPRRALAGASHLLFQRLLPCGVIKFRYIWVGWFAALAAGGAYMACFSPRLRLPTLTLPGSQLFRPGHPFERFDAEYRQQFGFERLPRGEGGPMPVALVWGVLPVDTADPLDPRGRGALVRDPAFAAGDPQAQRWLLGLCHRARNQSFFRAEPEGLPSVCFVEELRRWLDSRPCPTPEPCCGPGRFPLAPSLFLHCLRLMARERAQDLGLRFDASGGLAALVLQFHTTFCYSANYTRTQRFYRAVSRWLRDELATAPQGLRNGWMTGRLEVYSLQLSLSTEPGAVLGLALALAFATLLLGTWNLPLSLFSVTAIAGTVLVTAGLLVLLEWQLNAAESLFLSAAAGLSVDLTVNYCASYHLCPQPDRLSRVAFSLRHLSRATAVGASALFPAGVFMLPSTVLLYRQLGIFLLTVRCVSCGFASFFFQSLCCFFGPERGCGPVLGSRAPFPRPSAAEEPRGRGPGPRPRSASLDTSTDTSKLSQRPSVLSEELADGPWGARPPALHTSSPAARRPSAPPAETPDPPPTLPPPQAAPPTPPPLLRKTPLPRPSQKAPPPPPPPPPLLQGAPLPLPSQNPSTAPSPSPEDPSPENPTAGPPAPERGQLNGQRGGLRLALRETVYDPSGSSRRARGAAAGEGPVVLPNSQPDLPDVWLPRTSSPPAGYGGPSEDGLGIDRRPEPGV, from the exons ATGGACAG gtTCCAGCTGGAAGCCCTGGTCCCAGAGCTGGGCCAGGAATGGAGTTGTCCACTGCACCgctgccccctttcccttcctcccagtgGCCCCGACCGGTCCCCGCGGCCCCAAGTCCAGAGCTCCCCCAGAGCCCCGGACCCTCCCCgcctctcctacctccaggcccatcAGGAGTGCCGGGGGCTCTTTGCCCCGGGCGGGCCTGGGGACAGGGCTGCCCTCTGCTCCCACCGCTCCAGCCTCAGTCCCTCTCCCGTCCCCTCGCAGCAGGACACCTCCTGGAAGGGGCAGCCCCTGCAACGCCACGTTGTCAGCGTCGG GCACGAACGGGCCTTCCGGATGCCACGGAG cTACTCCCAGCTGATCGCCGAGTGGCCACTAGCCGTGCTCCTGCTGTGCCTGGCCACCGTCCTGCTGTGCACACTGGCCGGGTTGTTGGGCGGTCTGTTGCCCGACTTTTCTCAACCCCTCCTG GGCTTCGAGCCACGGGGCACGGACATCGGGCGCAAGCTGGCCGTCTGGCGGACCGTGGAGGGCCACACCGGTCCCCAAAAGGCCCTTCTTCTGGCTCCTGACCCCGAGCAGAACAG CTCCCACAGTAATTTCACCGGGAGCTCCATCGATGGGGAGGAGCCAGGTTGGACCCAGAGGATGGTGGATCCCgtggagggcagagagcaggaTGGCTTCTTCTGTGGccccccag GGAAGAGTTACTCGCAACTGGTGTTCATGTCCACCACGGCGGGCAGCCTGTGGAACCTGCCGGCCGTTCAGTCCATGTGCCGCCTGGAGGAGGACAAG ATCCGCTCCCACGCCCGCTTCGGCGAACTGTGCCAACGCACGGCCGCCAACGCCTGCTGCCCCAGCTGGTCCCTGGGCAACTACATCGCCGAGCTGCACAACCGCTCCTCCTGCCTGGCGGTGACCCAGGGCGACCTGGCCCGCACCCTGGCCCTGCTGCGGGCCTGCGCCCCGGACTACCACCGCGGGGCCCTGGCCCCCGCCTGCCTGGGGCCCGGGCGGAGCCGGCACCCGCGCTGCGCCCGGTTGGCCGAGAGGTGCGCCCGCGACGGCGGCACCGTgtaccagctcctccacttcctggTGGACCGGGATTTCCTGAGCCCCCAGACGGCCGGCTACCGGGTGCCGTCGCTCAAGTacagcctcctcttcctgcccaccCAGAAGGGGCCATCCATGATGGGCATCTACCTGGACGCGCTGGCCTCGCCGCAGGGCCTGTCGGACAACTTCACCACGGTGACGGGCATGGACCTGGGCCTCAAGGAGCAGCTGTTCCGCCACTACCTGGCCCGGGACCTGGTGTACCCGCTGCTGGCCGTGGGCACCATCTTCCTCAGCGTGGCCCTCTACCTGCGCTCGCTCTTCGTCACCCTCATGGCGCTGCTGGTGGTTGTGGGCAGCCTGctggtctccttcttcctctaccGGGTGGCCTTCCGCCTGGCCTACTTCCCCGTCGCCAACCTGGCCGCCGTGGTCCTGCTCAGCCCCGTCTGCGCCAACCACAGCCTGGTCTTCTGCGACCTGTGGCGGCTCAGCCGGGGCCAGCTGCCGCCCGCGGCGGGCCTGGTGCAGAGGGTAGGCCGCACCCTGCGGCCTTTCAGCTACCTGCTGCTCCTGTCCGGGCTGACCTCCAGTGCCGCCTTCTTCGCCAGCTCCCTGAGCCACCTGGCCGCCGTCCGCTGCTTCGCCGTCTACATGGGCACGGCGGTCCTGGTGAGCCTGGCGCTGGCGCTGACCTGGCTGCCCTCGGCCATGGTGCTCTACGAGCGCTACCTGGCCCCGGGCTGTGCCACCCGGGAGGCCCGGGGTGGCCGCGGGGCCCGGAGGCTGGTGCCAGCCCTGGCGCTGCCCCGCCGGGCCCTGGCGGGCGCTTCGCACCTCCTGTTCCAGCGGCTGCTCCCCTGCGGGGTCATCAAGTTCCGCTACATCTGGGTGGGCTGGTTCGCCGCGCTGGCGGCCGGGGGAGCCTACATGGCCTGCTTCAGCCCCCGCCTGCGCCTGCCCACCTTGACCCTCCCCGGCAGCCAGCTGTTCCGGCCCGGCCACCCCTTCGAGCGCTTCGACGCCGAGTACCGCCAGCAGTTCGGCTTCGAGCGGCTGCCACGTGGCGAGGGCGGGCCCATGCCCGTCGCCCTGGTCTGGGGCGTGCTGCCCGTGGACACGGCCGACCCCCTGGACCCCCGCGGCCGGGGTGCCCTGGTGAGGGACCCCGCCTTCGCCGCCggggacccccaggcccagcgCTGGCTGCTAGGCCTCTGCCACCGGGCGCGGAACCAGAGCTTCTTCCGCGCCGAGCCCGAAGGCCTGCCCAGCGTCTGCTTCGTCGAGGAGCTGCGACGGTGGCTGGACTCCCGCCCCTGCCCGACCCCCGAGCCCTGCTGCGGGCCCGGACGCTTCCCCCTGGCCCCGAGCCTCTTCCTGCACTGCCTGCGGCTCATGGCCCGCGAACGGGCCCAGGACCTGGGCCTGCGCTTCGACGCCTCGGGCGGCCTGGCCGCCCTCGTCCTGCAGTTCCACACCACCTTCTGCTACAGTGCCAATTACACCCGCACCCAACGCTTCTACCGAGCCGTCAGCCGCTGGCTGCGGGACGAGCTGGCCACCGCCCCGCAGGGCCTGCGCAACGGCTGGATGACGGGACGCCTCGAG GTGTACAGCCTGCAGCTGAGCCTGAGCACGGAGCCCGGCGCCGTGctgggcctggccctggccctggccttcgCCACCCTGCTGCTGGGCACCTGGAACCTGCCGCTCAGCCTCTTCTCGGTCACGGCCATCGCGGGCACCGTGCTGGTGACGGCCGGGCTGCTGGTCCTGCTGGAGTGGCAGCTGAACGCGGCCGAGTCCCTGTTCCTGTCGGCGGCCGCGGGGCTGTCGGTGGACTTGACGGTCAATTACTGCGCGTCCTACCACCTGTGCCCGCAGCCGGACCGGCTGAGCCGCGTGGCCTTCTCGCTGCGCCACCTGAGCCGGGCCACGGCCGTGGGGGCCTCGGCCCTGTTCCCGGCCGGGGTCTTCATGCTGCCCTCCACCGTGCTGCTCTACCGCCAGCTGGGCATCTTCCTCCTCACCGTCCGCTGCGTCAGCTGCGGCTTCGCCAGCTTCTTCTTCCAGTCGCTGTGCTGCTTCTTCGGGCCCGAGCGGGGCTGCGGGCCGGTCCTGGGCTCCCGCGCCCCCTTCCcgcggccctcggcggccgaGGAGCCCCGCGGGCGCGGCCCCGGCCCGCGGCCCCGCAGCGCCAGCCTGGACACCAGCACGGACACCAGCAAGCTCAGCCAGCGGCCCTCCGTGCTGTCGGAGGAGCTGGCGGACGGCCCCTggggggcccggcccccggccctgcACACCTCCTCCCCC GCGGCCCGCCGCCCCTCGGCCCCGCCCGCAGAGACCCCCGACCCGCcgcccacccttccccctcctcaggcAGCCCCCCcgacgccccctccccttctccgcaAGACCCCGCTCCCTCGCCCTTCCCAGAaagcccccccgccgccccct ccgccccctccccttctccagggagccccactccctctcccttcccag AACCCCTccacagccccttccccttccccagaagACCCCTCCCCAGAGAACCCCAccgccggccccccggccccggagcGGGGTCAGCTGAACGGCCAGAGGGGCGGCCTGAGGTTGGCCCTTCGAGAAACCGTCTATGACCCAAGTGGGTCGTCGAGGAGGGCCCGAGGGGCAGCCGCAGGAGAGGGGCCCGTCGTGCTGCCCAACAGCCAGCCGGATCTGCCGGACGTGTGGCTGCCCCGGACCAGCTCCCCACCCGCCGGCTACGGTGGGCCAAGCGAGGATGGACTGGGGATTGACCGGAGGCCGGAGCCGGGGGTCTGA